In a single window of the Pelagibacterium sp. 26DY04 genome:
- a CDS encoding ABC transporter permease: MSGTMPLPRWVDVILLPVLNVTLAFIIGGIVVLAVGENPIEAVRIMLYGAFGYGYGFGFTLYYTTNFIFAGLAVAVAYHGGLFNIGGEGQAYVGGLGAILVALAVGGLHWALALPLIMIAAALFAGTWAFIPGWLQARRGSHVVITTIMMNFIATSMMSYIISRILKPENVNSDESARIAEVTRVPFLSEWIPFLNNTPVNISLFIALLALVGVYVLIWHTKFGYELRTMGHNGVAARYAGMSNARLIMVTMAISGALVGMVAVNDTAGAHGRLLLGYVAGTGFVGIAVAFMGKAHPIGVGLSALLFGVLYQGGQELAFTMPAITREMIVTIQALVILFTGAMSNMLRRPVEFAFMAARSRREPDRVAQEKEA, from the coding sequence ATGAGCGGTACCATGCCCTTGCCCCGCTGGGTCGATGTCATTCTCCTGCCGGTGCTCAACGTTACGCTGGCCTTCATCATCGGCGGCATCGTGGTGCTGGCCGTGGGTGAAAATCCGATCGAAGCCGTGCGTATCATGCTCTATGGCGCTTTCGGTTATGGCTATGGTTTCGGCTTTACCCTCTATTACACCACCAATTTCATCTTCGCCGGCCTCGCGGTGGCGGTCGCCTATCACGGCGGGCTGTTCAATATCGGCGGGGAGGGGCAAGCCTATGTGGGCGGGCTCGGGGCCATCCTCGTAGCGCTCGCCGTGGGCGGGCTGCACTGGGCCTTGGCTCTGCCGCTGATCATGATCGCGGCCGCGCTCTTTGCCGGCACCTGGGCGTTCATTCCGGGATGGCTGCAGGCACGGCGCGGGTCCCATGTGGTGATCACCACGATCATGATGAACTTCATCGCCACCTCGATGATGAGCTACATCATCTCGCGGATATTGAAGCCCGAGAACGTCAATTCCGACGAGAGCGCGCGCATTGCCGAGGTCACCCGGGTGCCGTTCCTGTCCGAGTGGATCCCGTTCCTCAACAACACGCCGGTCAACATCTCCCTGTTCATCGCCCTCCTGGCGCTGGTGGGGGTCTATGTCCTCATCTGGCACACCAAATTCGGCTACGAGCTGCGCACCATGGGCCATAACGGGGTGGCGGCGCGCTATGCGGGCATGTCCAACGCCCGGCTGATCATGGTGACCATGGCCATCTCCGGTGCGCTGGTGGGCATGGTGGCGGTCAACGACACCGCAGGCGCTCATGGACGCCTGTTGCTGGGCTATGTGGCGGGCACGGGGTTCGTGGGGATCGCCGTGGCCTTCATGGGCAAGGCGCATCCGATCGGTGTGGGGCTTTCGGCGCTGCTGTTCGGCGTGCTTTATCAGGGCGGGCAGGAGCTGGCCTTCACCATGCCCGCCATCACCCGCGAGATGATCGTGACCATCCAGGCCCTGGTGATCCTTTTCACCGGCGCGATGAGCAACATGCTGCGCCGCCCGGTCGAGTTCGCCTTCATGGCGGCCCGATCGCGGCGCGAGCCCGACCGCGTGGCTCAGGAGAAGGAGGCCTAA
- a CDS encoding ABC transporter permease: MEDLISVLITTIRVSTPLILACLAGLYSERSGIVDIGLEGKLLGSAFGAAVVAALTGNAWLGLLAGVGVSLVFSAIHGLASINFRGNQIISGVALNFLASGLTVFLGGAWFGRGGNTPPLSGDARFYGIQLPFAQELAGVPVIGPIYSGLLSGHSILTYIAFLAVPVTAWVLWRTRFGLRLRAVGENPKALDTAGMSVSWLRYKALAITAVLVGMGGAYLSTAQAASFSREMSSGRGYIALAALIFAKWKPYPALGACLLFGFLEALQYRLQGVRLPVIGEVPTQAMQALPYVLTILLLAGFVGRAIAPKASGQPYVKER; the protein is encoded by the coding sequence ATGGAAGACCTGATCTCCGTTCTCATTACCACGATCCGGGTTTCGACCCCGCTGATCCTCGCCTGCCTTGCAGGGCTCTATTCGGAGCGCTCGGGCATCGTCGATATCGGGCTCGAAGGCAAGCTTTTGGGCTCGGCCTTCGGCGCGGCGGTTGTCGCGGCCTTGACCGGCAATGCCTGGCTCGGGCTTCTGGCCGGAGTTGGCGTGTCGCTGGTGTTTTCGGCCATTCACGGACTGGCCTCGATCAATTTCCGCGGCAACCAGATCATTTCCGGCGTGGCGCTCAATTTCCTGGCATCCGGTCTCACGGTGTTTCTGGGTGGGGCCTGGTTCGGGCGAGGCGGCAACACGCCGCCATTGTCCGGGGACGCGCGCTTCTACGGCATTCAATTGCCGTTCGCTCAGGAGTTGGCCGGTGTGCCGGTGATCGGCCCGATTTATTCGGGGCTGCTCTCGGGGCATTCGATCCTCACCTATATCGCCTTTCTCGCCGTGCCGGTCACGGCCTGGGTGCTCTGGCGCACCCGGTTCGGCCTGCGCCTGCGGGCGGTGGGCGAAAACCCCAAGGCCCTCGATACCGCCGGCATGTCGGTGAGCTGGCTGCGCTACAAGGCGCTCGCCATCACCGCCGTTCTGGTGGGCATGGGCGGAGCCTATCTCTCCACGGCCCAGGCAGCGAGCTTTTCGCGCGAGATGAGTTCGGGGCGCGGCTATATCGCATTGGCGGCGCTGATCTTTGCCAAATGGAAGCCCTATCCGGCCTTGGGCGCGTGCCTGTTGTTCGGGTTCCTCGAAGCGCTGCAATACCGGCTGCAGGGGGTGCGATTGCCGGTGATCGGAGAGGTGCCGACCCAGGCCATGCAGGCGCTGCCCTATGTGCTCACCATATTGCTGCTCGCCGGGTTCGTGGGCCGCGCCATCGCGCCCAAGGCTTCGGGCCAGCCTTACGTCAAGGAGCGGTGA
- a CDS encoding ABC transporter ATP-binding protein, whose protein sequence is MDTPNENLQRPDPAAGAPLAIELKKINKRFGPVHANKDIDLAVKRGSVHGIVGENGAGKSTLMSILYGFYHADSGEILVNGRHATIHNSSDALHLGIGMVHQHFMLVDNFTVIENVILGAEDSALLRPSVDKARRELQRLADDYGLNVPVDALIEDLSVGQQQRVEILKALYRGADTLILDEPTGVLTPAEADHLFEVLKILRDEGKTIILITHKLREIMAITDMVSVMRQGQMVETLATSSTTPEQLAELMVGRRVLLRVHKEAAHPGDVLLEVNDLVVADDAGTERLKGVSLQVRAGEILGVAGVAGNGQSELLEALSGMRVARSGTIRLNGEDVTAANEDSAAILRRNGLAHVPEDRIRMGLVTNFFEWENAILGYHEKYGSGLMLDVKAAKAEAQRHIEKFDIRPANTDLKTANFSGGNQQKIVLAREMERDPDVLIVGQPTRGVDIGAIEFIHNQIIKMRDAGKAILLVSVELDEIRSLSDRIVVLFDGHIVGQADPATADEGELGLLMAGVKAGDARTAEAIR, encoded by the coding sequence ATGGACACACCGAACGAAAATCTCCAGCGGCCGGATCCGGCCGCTGGTGCCCCGCTGGCGATCGAGCTTAAAAAGATCAACAAGCGGTTCGGCCCGGTACACGCCAACAAGGATATCGACCTAGCCGTCAAGCGCGGCTCGGTACACGGCATCGTCGGCGAAAACGGAGCCGGAAAATCGACGCTGATGTCGATCCTTTACGGCTTCTATCACGCCGACAGCGGCGAGATCCTGGTCAACGGCAGGCACGCGACCATTCACAATTCCTCCGATGCGCTGCATCTGGGCATCGGCATGGTGCACCAGCATTTCATGCTGGTCGACAATTTCACCGTCATCGAGAACGTGATCCTTGGGGCCGAGGATTCCGCGCTGCTCAGGCCCAGCGTCGACAAGGCGCGGCGCGAGCTGCAGCGCCTTGCAGACGATTACGGTCTCAACGTTCCCGTCGATGCGCTGATCGAGGACCTGTCGGTCGGCCAGCAGCAGCGCGTGGAGATCTTGAAGGCGCTCTATCGCGGCGCCGACACGCTGATCTTGGACGAGCCCACGGGCGTTCTGACGCCCGCCGAGGCCGATCACCTGTTCGAGGTGCTGAAGATCCTGCGTGACGAGGGCAAGACGATCATTCTGATCACCCACAAGCTGCGCGAGATCATGGCGATCACCGACATGGTTTCGGTAATGCGGCAGGGGCAGATGGTTGAAACGCTCGCCACCAGTTCCACGACGCCCGAACAGCTCGCCGAACTGATGGTCGGCCGGCGCGTGCTGCTGCGTGTCCACAAGGAGGCGGCCCATCCGGGCGACGTGCTGCTCGAAGTCAACGATCTGGTGGTGGCCGACGATGCCGGCACGGAACGGCTGAAGGGTGTTTCGCTGCAGGTTCGGGCAGGCGAGATCCTGGGCGTCGCCGGTGTGGCCGGCAACGGCCAATCCGAACTCCTCGAGGCCCTGTCCGGCATGCGTGTCGCCAGGTCGGGCACCATCCGGCTCAACGGCGAGGACGTGACCGCGGCCAATGAAGACAGCGCGGCCATCCTGCGCCGCAATGGGCTCGCCCACGTTCCCGAGGACCGCATCCGCATGGGGCTGGTCACCAATTTCTTCGAGTGGGAAAACGCCATCCTCGGCTATCACGAAAAGTACGGCAGCGGACTGATGCTCGACGTCAAGGCCGCCAAGGCCGAGGCGCAGCGCCATATCGAAAAGTTCGACATCCGTCCGGCCAACACCGATCTCAAGACCGCCAATTTCTCCGGCGGCAATCAGCAGAAAATCGTTCTGGCTCGCGAAATGGAGCGCGACCCCGACGTGCTGATCGTCGGCCAGCCGACGCGCGGCGTCGATATCGGGGCCATCGAATTCATCCACAACCAGATCATCAAGATGCGTGACGCGGGCAAGGCGATCCTGCTCGTTTCGGTCGAGCTCGACGAAATCCGCTCGCTGTCCGACCGGATCGTTGTGCTCTTCGACGGCCATATCGTCGGGCAAGCAGATCCGGCGACGGCGGACGAAGGCGAGCTGGGCCTGCTCATGGCCGGTGTCAAGGCCGGCGACGCGCGTACGGCGGAGGCAATCCGATGA